Proteins from a genomic interval of Rhizobium etli CFN 42:
- a CDS encoding DUF6130 family protein, with translation MITIAKVIATAALLLAAGRPIHAETTTQFLPIKNEPAPKLVVDQPLAGPLASRAVAIIPYRTENFRILPIFGASASDVSPRAGHLHVSIDEQPWRWADAGGTGAIVLTALPSGEHRVLIEMATPEHEVLGGKVVKFTVPAINSAHH, from the coding sequence ATGATCACGATCGCAAAAGTCATCGCAACGGCAGCTTTGCTGCTTGCCGCCGGCAGACCCATCCACGCGGAAACGACGACGCAGTTCCTTCCCATCAAGAACGAGCCCGCACCCAAACTCGTCGTGGATCAGCCCCTTGCGGGACCGCTCGCGAGCCGAGCGGTGGCCATTATTCCCTATCGAACCGAGAATTTCCGCATCCTGCCAATCTTCGGCGCGAGCGCCAGCGACGTCTCGCCGAGGGCCGGTCACCTTCATGTCAGCATCGACGAGCAGCCTTGGCGGTGGGCCGATGCGGGCGGCACCGGCGCTATCGTCCTCACCGCTCTGCCGTCAGGCGAGCATAGGGTGCTCATCGAAATGGCCACGCCGGAACATGAAGTGCTGGGCGGAAAAGTCGTGAAGTTTACCGTACCGGCAATCAACAGCGCGCACCATTAG
- a CDS encoding organic hydroperoxide resistance protein has protein sequence MSTVIYTGKTSTTGGRDGASRSSDGRLDVTLSPPGSSGAGTNPEQLFAAGWSACFLGAIGRAAAERQLRVSADAAINAEIDLVSNDGGYVLQARLNAKLPGIEMDLARSLIERAHQLCPYSKATRGNIAVELNVA, from the coding sequence ATGTCGACAGTCATCTACACAGGCAAAACCAGCACCACCGGCGGGCGTGACGGCGCGTCGCGCAGCTCCGACGGACGTCTCGACGTGACATTGTCCCCGCCCGGTTCCTCGGGCGCCGGCACCAATCCTGAGCAGCTCTTCGCTGCGGGTTGGTCCGCCTGTTTCCTCGGCGCCATCGGAAGGGCGGCCGCGGAGCGCCAGCTCCGCGTGTCTGCCGACGCTGCCATCAATGCCGAGATCGATCTGGTCTCGAATGACGGCGGCTATGTGCTGCAGGCGCGGCTAAACGCGAAGCTGCCGGGCATCGAGATGGATCTCGCCAGGTCTCTGATCGAGCGTGCGCACCAGCTCTGCCCTTATTCCAAAGCAACCCGCGGCAATATCGCCGTCGAACTCAACGTCGCCTGA
- a CDS encoding DUF2798 domain-containing protein, with product MNTHFKRKIVFALSMGVVTTGLISFTLLALNLGFSKGFVLTWLRSWSIAYLIVIPAILLIGPRLQAQIDRVVRDVEEQPSR from the coding sequence ATGAACACGCATTTCAAACGCAAGATCGTCTTCGCTCTGTCGATGGGCGTCGTGACGACAGGGCTGATCTCTTTCACGCTGCTCGCGCTCAATCTGGGCTTCTCGAAGGGGTTCGTTCTGACATGGCTCCGCTCGTGGAGCATCGCCTATCTCATTGTCATCCCCGCCATCCTGCTGATCGGTCCTCGCCTTCAGGCGCAGATCGATCGCGTTGTCCGCGACGTGGAAGAGCAACCATCAAGGTGA
- a CDS encoding LysR family transcriptional regulator — protein sequence MDRLDAMRVLLAVVDAGSLSAGSRKLNAPLPSVSRKVADLERYLGTNLIIRTSRNLQLTDAGRDYVEAARKIIADLEEVERRASGEYQMPRGLLNITMPIEFGHRYVLPIALDFVNRHPEVMLNILSLDRSVHLVNEQVDVAIRLGELIDSSLYAVKAGEFRLLTCASPAYLERHGIPQHPTELVNHDGIMFHKRSFFWSFEMEGKRLEVMPRSRIEVNTAANCVAAALNGVGIARLFDYQVPEEVSSGALVQILKGYDGEPKPIHIVYSRQGLLALKVRAFIDWALPRLRAACGSYGDVPSPK from the coding sequence ATGGATCGGCTTGATGCAATGCGGGTTCTGCTTGCGGTGGTGGACGCCGGGAGCTTGTCGGCGGGCAGCCGGAAGCTGAACGCACCGCTGCCGAGCGTCAGCCGCAAGGTCGCCGATCTGGAGCGATACCTCGGCACGAACCTCATCATCCGAACGAGCCGCAACCTGCAGCTCACGGATGCCGGTCGCGACTATGTCGAGGCGGCGCGGAAGATTATCGCCGATCTGGAGGAGGTCGAACGCAGGGCGTCGGGCGAATATCAGATGCCGCGGGGACTGCTGAACATCACGATGCCGATCGAATTCGGTCACCGCTATGTTCTGCCGATCGCACTCGACTTCGTGAACAGGCATCCGGAGGTCATGCTGAATATTCTTTCACTCGACCGCTCCGTTCATCTGGTCAACGAGCAGGTCGATGTCGCCATCCGGCTTGGTGAGTTGATCGATAGTTCGCTCTACGCCGTCAAGGCCGGCGAGTTCCGTCTGCTGACCTGCGCAAGCCCGGCCTATCTGGAACGGCATGGCATTCCGCAGCATCCCACCGAGCTCGTGAATCACGATGGGATCATGTTTCACAAGCGGTCGTTCTTTTGGAGTTTCGAAATGGAGGGGAAGCGTCTCGAGGTCATGCCACGCAGCCGGATCGAGGTGAACACGGCGGCCAATTGCGTTGCCGCCGCACTGAATGGGGTCGGAATCGCCCGCCTGTTCGACTACCAAGTTCCGGAGGAGGTGTCCTCGGGCGCGCTCGTGCAGATCTTGAAGGGCTATGACGGCGAGCCCAAGCCGATCCACATTGTCTATTCGCGTCAGGGCTTGCTCGCTCTGAAAGTGCGCGCCTTCATCGATTGGGCGCTCCCCCGCCTTCGCGCGGCGTGCGGCAGCTATGGCGATGTGCCGTCACCGAAATGA
- a CDS encoding argininosuccinate synthase: protein MASYKDVKKVVLAYSGGLDTSIILKWLQTELGAEVVTFTADLGQGEELEPARKKAEMLGIKEIYIEDVREEFVRDFVFPMFRANAVYEGVYLLGTSIARPLISKHLIDIARKTGADAIAHGATGKGNDQVRFELSAYALNPDIKIIAPWRDWAFKSRTELLAFAEQHQIPVAKDKKGEAPFSVDANLLHSSSEGKVLEDPAQEAPEYVHMRTISPEAAPDKATVIKVGFRKGDAVSINGVEMSPATLLATLNTYGRDNGIGRLDLVENRFVGMKSRGVYETPGGTILLSAHRAIESITLDRGAAHLKDEIMPRYAELIYYGFWFSPEREMLQALIDKSQEYVEGEVTLKLYKGNVMVIGRESEKSLYSDKLVTFEDDQGAYDQKDAAGFIKLNALRLRTLGKRNLAK from the coding sequence ATGGCATCATATAAAGACGTGAAGAAAGTCGTGCTCGCCTATTCCGGCGGCCTCGACACCTCGATCATCCTGAAGTGGCTGCAGACGGAGCTCGGCGCCGAAGTCGTCACCTTCACCGCCGATCTCGGCCAGGGCGAAGAGCTGGAGCCGGCGCGCAAAAAGGCCGAGATGCTTGGCATCAAGGAGATCTACATCGAGGATGTGCGCGAGGAATTCGTGCGCGATTTCGTCTTCCCGATGTTCCGTGCCAATGCTGTCTATGAGGGCGTCTATCTCCTCGGCACCTCGATCGCCCGTCCTCTGATTTCCAAGCATCTGATCGATATCGCCCGCAAGACCGGCGCCGATGCGATCGCCCACGGCGCGACCGGCAAGGGCAACGACCAGGTCCGTTTCGAACTCTCCGCCTATGCCCTGAACCCCGACATCAAGATCATCGCGCCCTGGCGCGACTGGGCGTTCAAGAGCCGCACGGAACTGCTGGCCTTTGCCGAACAGCACCAGATCCCTGTCGCCAAGGACAAGAAGGGCGAAGCGCCGTTCTCCGTCGACGCCAACCTGCTGCATTCCTCTTCCGAGGGCAAGGTTCTTGAGGACCCCGCCCAGGAAGCGCCGGAATATGTACATATGCGCACCATCTCCCCGGAAGCCGCGCCGGACAAGGCGACAGTGATCAAGGTCGGCTTTCGCAAGGGCGACGCCGTCTCGATCAACGGCGTCGAGATGTCGCCCGCGACGCTGCTGGCCACACTCAACACCTATGGCCGCGACAACGGCATCGGCCGTCTCGACCTCGTCGAGAACCGCTTCGTCGGCATGAAATCGCGCGGCGTCTATGAAACGCCCGGCGGCACGATCCTGCTGTCGGCCCATCGCGCCATCGAATCGATCACGCTCGACCGGGGTGCGGCCCATCTCAAGGATGAGATCATGCCGCGTTACGCGGAGCTCATCTATTATGGCTTTTGGTTCTCGCCGGAGCGCGAGATGCTGCAAGCCCTCATCGACAAGAGCCAGGAATATGTCGAAGGCGAAGTGACGTTGAAGCTCTACAAGGGCAATGTCATGGTCATCGGCCGCGAAAGCGAAAAGTCGCTCTATTCCGACAAGCTCGTCACTTTCGAGGACGATCAAGGCGCCTACGACCAGAAGGACGCAGCCGGCTTCATCAAGCTCAACGCGCTGCGCCTGCGCACGCTCGGCAAGCGGAACCTCGCGAAGTAA
- a CDS encoding SDR family NAD(P)-dependent oxidoreductase, protein MTNIQEIFKKSNVAVVTGGASGIGFAAAKYFAGRGMSVVIADLGGDRLAAAAEELKAIAGEEDVMAVETDVASRDSLEALERAVLQRFGRVHVLMNNAGIGPETSIFSAQANWDHIFAVNLMGVINGTRTFGPKMLSHGEPGLIINTGSKQGITTPPGNPAYNISKSGVKVFTEALEHELRNIEGGKISAHLLIPGFVFTGLTKGDRAEKPAGAWTPEQTVDFMVQSLERGDFYILCPDNDVARPVDERRMAWAMGDIIENRPPLSRWHKDYADKFKAFLDQK, encoded by the coding sequence GTGACGAATATTCAAGAGATTTTCAAGAAATCCAACGTCGCGGTCGTCACCGGCGGCGCCTCCGGCATCGGCTTTGCTGCCGCGAAATATTTCGCCGGACGCGGCATGAGCGTCGTCATCGCCGATCTCGGCGGCGACCGGCTAGCCGCTGCCGCCGAGGAACTCAAGGCCATCGCCGGGGAAGAAGACGTGATGGCTGTCGAGACCGACGTGGCCAGCCGGGACTCTCTGGAGGCGCTCGAACGCGCCGTGCTCCAGCGTTTCGGCCGCGTCCATGTGCTGATGAACAATGCCGGGATAGGTCCGGAGACCTCGATCTTCAGCGCGCAAGCGAACTGGGATCACATCTTCGCCGTCAACCTGATGGGCGTCATCAACGGCACACGCACCTTCGGCCCGAAGATGCTATCGCACGGCGAACCCGGCCTGATCATTAACACCGGCTCCAAGCAGGGCATCACTACGCCGCCCGGCAATCCCGCCTACAATATCTCCAAATCGGGCGTGAAGGTCTTTACCGAGGCCTTGGAACACGAGCTTCGTAACATCGAAGGCGGGAAGATCTCCGCGCATCTCTTGATCCCCGGCTTCGTCTTCACGGGCCTCACCAAGGGCGACCGCGCGGAAAAACCGGCCGGCGCCTGGACGCCGGAGCAGACGGTCGATTTCATGGTGCAGAGCCTGGAGCGCGGCGATTTCTATATCCTCTGCCCCGATAACGACGTTGCCCGTCCGGTCGACGAACGCCGCATGGCCTGGGCGATGGGCGATATCATCGAAAACCGTCCGCCGTTGTCGCGCTGGCACAAGGATTATGCCGACAAGTTCAAGGCCTTCCTGGATCAGAAGTGA
- a CDS encoding LysE family translocator: MDFLPSLPTLLAFAAATLLLAATPGPDMTLSISRALAQGKKPALFVVVGTSLGIVVHTMLVAFGISALITASPTAFLILKTGGGAYLFWLAVQAIRYGSKLTVARVEEQKGTALSNISSGFWVNLLNPKVIIFFMTFLPQFVSAGDPAVTQKLLFLGLCFILIGMPVNASVIFAADWLASWLQNNKKVLRGMDYTFAGVFSVFAAKILLTQAK; the protein is encoded by the coding sequence ATGGATTTCCTGCCCAGCCTGCCGACCCTTCTGGCCTTCGCTGCCGCCACGCTGCTGCTCGCGGCAACGCCGGGGCCTGACATGACGCTGTCGATCAGCCGGGCGCTTGCGCAGGGTAAGAAGCCCGCTCTCTTCGTGGTCGTCGGCACCAGCCTCGGCATTGTCGTCCATACGATGCTGGTTGCATTTGGCATTTCGGCGCTGATCACTGCCTCGCCGACCGCCTTCCTGATCCTGAAGACCGGCGGCGGCGCTTACCTGTTCTGGCTCGCGGTGCAGGCAATCCGCTACGGCTCTAAGCTCACTGTCGCCAGGGTCGAGGAACAGAAGGGTACAGCCCTTTCGAACATCTCGTCGGGTTTTTGGGTCAATCTTCTGAACCCGAAGGTCATCATTTTCTTCATGACCTTTCTGCCGCAATTCGTCAGCGCCGGCGATCCGGCTGTCACCCAGAAACTGCTTTTCCTCGGGCTGTGCTTCATCCTGATTGGCATGCCCGTCAATGCCAGCGTCATCTTCGCTGCCGACTGGCTGGCCTCCTGGCTGCAGAACAACAAGAAGGTGCTGCGCGGCATGGACTATACCTTCGCCGGCGTCTTCTCGGTCTTCGCAGCCAAGATCCTGCTCACCCAGGCGAAATAA